From one Psilocybe cubensis strain MGC-MH-2018 chromosome 13, whole genome shotgun sequence genomic stretch:
- a CDS encoding Salicylate hydroxylase — protein sequence MSEIRKRVAIVGGGIGGLAMAVALSHLKVDEHLQIDIYESTGKLTQIGAGIMIWPRGWEIIQSLGLEASLAQKMSPDQELPSPEQLKPTFKIRKGDTKEDRHIIDVMMPGGSVAFHRADVQEVLLKHISPSIKVHLSHRLISYRELEEGLVELEFKNGNKVTCDLLIGADGINSAIRKTFLRNKNGWSEEEAAQKAQPLWTGSTVYRNTIDAELIRKDSPNHRALTEAVMHLVAYPILQGKLVNAVPFLTNYAREGTYVDGPVLVEGSKDNFAPNFAGWADDVEVLIKHMSNPSRWEIQHHSPLDTYVSESGSVVLLGDAAHAAPPHLGNGASQAIEDVYVLANVLAKGITSGNFDIPRLTKIYDTVRQPFAVFAADASVRLGYLLDLHSPGFENIKDGDEVSQESVDTLAKAIQDVWAWTWQSAKPDMERALAMV from the exons ATGTCTGAAATCAGGAAACGCGTTGCTATTGT tggtggtggtatcgGAGGGTTGGCTATGGCAGTCGCTTTAAGTCACCTCAAAGTCGACGAGCATCTTCAAATCGACATTTATGAGTCCACAGGGAAGTTGACCCAAATTGGCGCTGGGATCATGATTTGGCCACGAGGATGGGAAATTATTCAGAGTCTGGGATTGGAAGCTTCCTTGGCTCAGAAAATGTCTCCTGATCAAGAGCTTCCTTCACCCGAGCAACTCA AGCCCACATTTAAGATTAGAAAAGGTGACACAAAGGAAGATAGGCATATTATTGATGTCATGATGCCAG GTGGCTCAGTTGCGTTCCATAGGGCAGACGTGCAAGAAGTTCTTCTCAAGCACATATCTCCTTCCATTAAAGTTCATCTCTCGCATCGACTCATCAGTTATCGtgaacttgaagaaggcCTCGTTGAATTGGAGTTCAAGAACGGCAATAAAGTCACTTGCGACCTACTGATCGGTGCTGATGGTATAAATTCTGCCATTCGCAAGACATTCCTTCGAAACAAAAACGGGTGGTCTGAGGAAGAAGCTGCCCAAAAAGCACAACCTCTTTGGACAGGTTCCACCGTCTATAGAAACACCATCGATGCCGAGCTTATTAGAAAGGACTCTCCGAATCATCGTGCGTTAACTGAGGCAGTGATG CATCTTGTAGCTTACCCGATCCTTCAAGGCAAATTAGTAAACGCTGTCCCATTTCTTACAAACTACGCTAGGGAAGGGACATATGTCGACGGTCCAGTCCTGGTTGAAGGATCTAAAGATAACTTTGCTCCCAATTTTGCGGGCTGGGCTGACGATGTGGAAGTGCTTATCAAG CATATGTCAAACCCATCTCGCTGGGAAATTCAGCACCATTCGCCGCTCGATACATACGTCTCTGAATCTGGATCCGTTGTCCTTCTAGGCGATGCT GCGCATGCTGCACCCCCACATCTTGGCAACGGCGCTAGTCAAGCCATTGAA GATGTTTATGTTCTCGCAAACGTCCTAGCCAAAGGAATTACGTCTGGCAACTTTGATATACCTAGACTCACCAAGATATACGATACAGTCCGTCAACCATTTGCGGTATTTGCCGCAGACGCTTCGGTTCGATTGGGATACTTATTGGACCTTCATTCACCCGGATTTGAAAACATTAAGGATGGCGATGAAGTAAGCCAGGAAAGTGTAGACACACTTGCCAAAGCCATCCAGGATGTGTGGGCGTGGACATGGCAATCGGCCAAGCCAGATATGGAAAGGGCACTTGCGATGGTTTGA